The following proteins come from a genomic window of Candidatus Methylomirabilota bacterium:
- the radC gene encoding DNA repair protein RadC: MDRGPASERPRERLYWKGPSALADAELLALQLGSGTRDKSAVDVAREMLATYGSLADVASREVGELTRQRGVGPVKAARLVAAFELSRRLRARTPGQRTVLSTPAEVFTAFGPLMEDLKREVFRVALLDAQNGLLRDCVVSEGTLSASLVHPREVFKPAILESAASVILLHNHPSGDPAPSREDVRLTRQLVECARLLGLRVHDHLIIGRGRFVSLAERGII; the protein is encoded by the coding sequence ATGGATCGGGGGCCGGCGAGCGAGCGTCCGCGCGAGCGCCTGTACTGGAAGGGCCCGAGCGCGCTCGCCGACGCCGAGCTGCTCGCGCTCCAACTGGGCTCGGGTACGCGCGACAAGAGCGCCGTCGACGTCGCCCGCGAGATGCTGGCGACCTACGGCTCCCTGGCCGACGTCGCGTCGCGGGAGGTGGGCGAGCTGACCCGCCAGCGAGGCGTGGGACCGGTCAAGGCGGCGCGGCTCGTCGCCGCGTTCGAGCTGAGTCGCCGCTTGCGGGCCCGGACCCCCGGCCAGCGCACGGTCCTGTCCACTCCCGCCGAGGTCTTCACGGCGTTCGGGCCCCTGATGGAGGATCTCAAGCGCGAGGTGTTCCGGGTGGCGCTGCTGGACGCGCAGAACGGGCTGCTGCGCGACTGCGTGGTGTCCGAGGGCACCCTGTCGGCCAGCCTGGTTCACCCGCGCGAGGTCTTCAAGCCGGCCATCCTGGAATCGGCCGCCTCCGTCATCCTGCTGCACAATCACCCGAGCGGGGATCCGGCGCCGAGCCGGGAGGACGTCAGACTCACGCGCCAGCTCGTCGAGTGCGCGCGGCTCCTCGGCCTGCGGGTGCACGACCATCTCATCATCGGGCGCGGGCGGTTCGTGAGCCTGGCCGAACGCGGTATCATCTAG
- the tsaE gene encoding tRNA (adenosine(37)-N6)-threonylcarbamoyltransferase complex ATPase subunit type 1 TsaE, whose protein sequence is MTADAAIVTRSPAETEAAGERLGRTLEAGDVVALAGELGAGKTCFIQGLVRGLGVAVHATSPTFVLINEYRGRLPVYHVDAYRTQSLTELMDLGLPELFDEGGVTVIEWADQLLPLLPRRTIRVHIAGLGDEPREITIHRP, encoded by the coding sequence ATGACGGCTGACGCAGCGATCGTCACCCGGAGTCCCGCCGAAACGGAGGCCGCGGGTGAGCGCCTGGGCCGGACCCTCGAGGCGGGCGACGTGGTGGCCCTGGCGGGCGAGCTGGGCGCCGGCAAGACCTGCTTCATCCAGGGACTGGTCCGGGGCCTGGGCGTCGCGGTCCACGCCACCAGCCCCACCTTCGTGCTCATCAACGAGTATCGCGGCCGCCTGCCCGTCTACCACGTCGACGCCTACCGGACGCAGAGCCTCACGGAGCTGATGGACCTCGGGCTGCCGGAACTCTTCGACGAGGGCGGCGTGACGGTGATCGAATGGGCCGATCAGCTGCTGCCGCTGCTCCCGCGCCGGACCATCCGCGTGCACATCGCCGGGCTCGGCGACGAGCCTCGCGAGATCACGATCCACCGGCCCTGA
- a CDS encoding NAD(P)H-hydrate dehydratase: MLPIFSAEEMRRLDRRAIAELGLAGATLMENAGRGAAEEILRLLPPRAAGRAARVAIVCGKGGNAGDGFVVARWLKRRGCRPSVWLTAPPEEIGGDAGVKLAELRRSGLRPIRVADDAAVAGDLGRADLVVDALLGTGARGAPGGLVARVIELINASGRPVVALDIPSGLPADGGAPAGPAVLATLTVTFAGLKRGLVTGPGVDFAGRVTVVPIGIPVGEVVRGITTFLLEADDVARLLPPRPRAAHKGTYGHLLIIAGSLGKTGAAALASRAAMRSGAGLVTVATAVSQQPVVASLLLEAMTAALAETAARTVALGAKGVIAELAAARDAVALGPGLGLDAETQALARELARDLPRPLVIDADALTALGGYLEVLRAAPAPRCLTPHPGEMARMLGTKVAEVERDRIATAREFAKAQRVHVALKGAGTVIAAPSGEVYVNPTGNPGMASGGTGDVLTGMVGAFLARGMEASAALRAAVYLHGRAGDLAAARLGEEALIASDVIAALPEAFTALAGHDG; encoded by the coding sequence GTGCTGCCGATCTTCAGCGCCGAGGAGATGCGGCGCCTCGACCGGCGCGCCATCGCCGAGCTCGGCCTCGCCGGCGCCACCCTGATGGAGAACGCTGGACGGGGCGCCGCCGAGGAGATTCTCCGTCTGTTGCCCCCGCGCGCCGCCGGGCGAGCGGCGCGCGTCGCGATCGTCTGCGGCAAGGGCGGCAACGCCGGCGACGGCTTCGTCGTCGCGCGCTGGCTCAAGCGGCGCGGCTGTCGTCCTTCGGTGTGGCTGACCGCACCCCCGGAGGAGATCGGGGGGGACGCCGGGGTCAAGCTCGCCGAGCTGCGGCGGAGCGGCCTCCGCCCCATCCGCGTGGCGGACGACGCGGCAGTGGCCGGCGACCTCGGTCGCGCCGACCTCGTCGTCGACGCCCTGCTGGGCACCGGCGCCCGCGGCGCGCCGGGCGGTTTGGTCGCGCGCGTGATCGAGCTCATCAACGCCAGCGGTCGCCCCGTCGTCGCGCTCGACATTCCCTCCGGGCTGCCCGCCGACGGGGGCGCGCCAGCGGGCCCGGCGGTCCTGGCGACGCTGACGGTCACCTTCGCCGGGCTCAAGCGCGGACTGGTGACGGGCCCCGGCGTGGACTTCGCCGGCCGCGTCACGGTGGTGCCGATCGGGATCCCCGTCGGCGAAGTGGTCCGCGGCATCACGACGTTCCTGCTCGAGGCCGACGACGTCGCGCGGCTGCTTCCCCCGCGCCCGCGGGCGGCTCACAAGGGGACGTACGGGCATCTGCTGATCATCGCCGGCTCGCTCGGCAAGACCGGCGCGGCGGCGCTCGCTTCGCGGGCGGCGATGAGGAGCGGCGCCGGGCTCGTGACCGTGGCCACGGCAGTGAGCCAGCAGCCGGTGGTGGCGAGCCTCCTGCTGGAGGCGATGACCGCGGCGCTCGCCGAGACCGCCGCCCGGACGGTAGCGCTCGGGGCCAAAGGGGTCATCGCCGAGTTGGCCGCGGCGCGCGACGCCGTCGCCCTGGGCCCCGGGCTCGGTCTCGACGCCGAGACCCAGGCGCTGGCACGGGAGCTGGCGCGTGATCTCCCCCGGCCCCTGGTGATCGACGCCGACGCGCTGACGGCGCTGGGCGGTTATCTGGAGGTGCTGCGCGCCGCCCCGGCGCCGCGGTGCCTCACGCCCCATCCCGGCGAGATGGCGCGGATGCTGGGAACCAAGGTGGCGGAGGTGGAGCGTGACCGGATCGCGACCGCGCGCGAGTTCGCGAAGGCGCAGCGCGTGCACGTCGCGCTCAAGGGCGCCGGAACCGTCATTGCCGCGCCCTCGGGCGAGGTGTACGTGAACCCGACGGGCAACCCCGGGATGGCCAGCGGCGGCACGGGCGACGTCCTCACCGGCATGGTCGGCGCCTTCCTGGCGCGCGGGATGGAGGCGAGCGCGGCCTTGCGGGCGGCGGTGTATCTGCACGGCCGGGCGGGCGATCTCGCTGCCGCGCGCCTGGGCGAGGAGGCGCTGATCGCGAGCGACGTGATCGCCGCGCTGCCCGAGGCGTTCACCGCGCTCGCCGGTCATGACGGCTGA
- the acpS gene encoding holo-ACP synthase: MTVRGIGVDLVHLPRMREVIERWQERFLTRVFTEQEIAYCRARRDPVPHFAARFAAKEAALKALGTGLRMGIRWRELEVRRERGQAPVLVLSGRSREIGLARGGSHMLLALTHDGDYAMAQAMLVADSSSEGASFRELDCERPSPHQPPR, translated from the coding sequence GTGACCGTCAGGGGCATCGGTGTGGATCTGGTCCACTTGCCGCGCATGCGCGAGGTCATCGAGCGCTGGCAGGAGCGCTTCCTCACCCGCGTCTTCACCGAGCAGGAGATCGCCTACTGCCGGGCCCGGCGGGACCCCGTGCCCCACTTCGCCGCCCGCTTCGCCGCCAAGGAGGCGGCCCTCAAGGCGCTGGGCACCGGGCTCCGGATGGGGATCCGCTGGCGCGAGCTGGAGGTGCGGCGGGAGCGCGGGCAGGCACCGGTCCTGGTGCTGTCGGGCCGTTCGCGCGAAATCGGTCTGGCCCGGGGCGGCAGCCACATGCTGCTGGCCCTCACGCACGACGGCGACTACGCCATGGCCCAGGCCATGCTGGTGGCCGATTCCTCGTCGGAGGGAGCCTCGTTCCGTGAGCTGGACTGCGAGCGCCCGTCCCCTCATCAGCCGCCTCGCTAG